The genomic region ACAAAGAATTCGACCCCGAACAGAAAGTAGGCCTCAAGCAAGCCTTTGCCTACCTGCTCAAATACAAGCCGCTGCTCGTGCAGCTGCTGCTAGGCGTGTTTATAGCCTGTGGCTTCCAGTTGATCCTGCCGTTTCTGGCGCAATCAGTGGTCGATGTAGGAGTTAACACGCATAATATCAGCTTTGTGTACCTGATTCTGATAGCGCAGGTCACGCTGTTTATCAGTCAGAACGTCGTTGATTTCATTCGGGGCTGGATTATTCTGCACATCAGCTCCCGTATCAATGTGCTCATTCTATCCAGCTTTCTATCCAAGCTGTTGCGCCTGCCGGTTTCCTTCTTTGACGTTCGCCAAATGGGCGACATCATGCAGCGGTTTCATGACCACGAGCGGATTGAAGTGTTCCTGACCAACACTCCACAAGCTACGCTGTTTGCCGCCCTCAACATCTTGGTATTTGGGGCCGTGCTGTGTATATACGACACGACTATATTCTTTGTCTTTTTAATTGGCACTATAGCTTACGTGGTATGGGCGATTGTTTTTCTGAAACGTCGCCGGGAAATTGATGCTTTGCGCTTTAAGGCCCAGTCGCGTAATCAAGGCGCTATTATTCAGCTTGTGCAGGGGATAAAAGAAATAAAGCTTGCCAATTCTGAAAGACAGAAACGCTGGGAGTGGGAGAAGATCCAGGCCTCATTATTCAAGATAAATTACGAAGGCCTTGCGGCCGTGCAGTATCAGAAGGCCGGAGCAGTGTTTATCAATGAAGGCAAGAACATCCTGATTACCTTCTTGGCAGCCAAAGCAGTTATCAATGGCCACATCACGCTGGGCGCGATGCTGACCGTGCAATACATTCTAGGTCAACTTAATAAGCCCGTTGAGCAGATTATCCTGTTCACCCAGACCTGGCAAGACGCGCAGATCAGCCTGGAGCGACTGGATGAAATTCATGCGTTGGAGGACGAGGAAACTGCCCCCGAGCTAAGCCTGCAGATGCTGCCGGCCGACCGCTCGGTCAGTCTGAAGGATGTGGACTTTGCCTATCCTGGCTCTGAGGCACGCCTGGTGCTTTGTGGCCTTAGCCTGCATATTCCGGCAGGCAAAACCACTGCCATAGTAGGGGCCAGCGGGAGTGGTAAAACCACTCTGCTTAAGCTATTGCTCAAGTTTTATGAGCCCATACACGGTAAGATTCAGGCCGGACACATTAATCTGAGCCAGATCAGCCAGGAAGCCTGGCGCAGAGAGTGTGGCGTGGTAACCCAGGAGGGCTTTGTGTTTTCCGATACCATTGCTCGCAATATTGCTGTAGGCGAGGAGCAGCCCAATATCGATCGGCTGTTGCACGCGGTACACATTGCCAACATTGCGGAATATATGGAGTCGTTGCCGCTGGGGCTCAACACCCGAATCGGGAACGATGGCAGCGGCATGAGCCAGGGGCAGCGGCAGCGGCTGCTTATTGCGCGGGCCGTGTACAAGGACCCGGCCTACCTGTTTCTGGACGAGGCCACGAATGCCCTGGACACGGAAAATGAGAGTGCTATCCTGCGGAATCTGGAAGAATTCATGCGGGGCCGGACGGTGGTGGTGGTGGCGCACCGGCTCAGCACCGTTAGAAATGCGGACAATATCGTTGTGATGAATCAGGGTATTATCACGGAGCAGGGAACCCACGACGAATTGATCAGGCGGCGAGGCTATTACTTCTCCCTGGTAAAAAACCAGCTGGAGCTGGAGGCGTAGCGGTGAAATTCTTTTTTTCAACGCAGGACAAATACCAGCAGCCCAAGATGGAAATAGTGCACAGCGAAGAGTTAGAGGAAATAGTTTCAAACGAGCCTCATTGGTTTATCCGATTAGGCACAGCCTTGTTTCTGGCTCTGCTGGCTGTTTTGGTGCTGCTGAGCTGGGTGGTAAAGTATCCGGTGATGGTGCGGTGCGCGTTTTCGCTAACCTCCAGCAGCGCACCCATCCCGGTAGTAAGCAAGGGCGACAGCCGTATCACCAGGCTGCTGGTAAAAGACAACCAGCAAGTGGTGCAGGGCCAGCCGCTGGCTTATCTGGAAAGTACGGCTGACAACAGCCAAGTCATGGCCTTGGCTGCGTACCTGGATACATTGCATCAGAACAGCTACTACTCTCTGCGAAGTCGCGCTTACTTCCCGGAGAAGCTCGGCGAGCTACAGGCCAAGTATCAGGTATTTGCGCAAGCCTACACCCAGTTCAGCAGCAAGAGCAGCCGGTTGTTCTTTCGGCGGAAGAAAACCATGTTTCTCTCTGAACTTGCTAACCTGCAGCAAATTGGGCGAAACCTGGGGCAGCAGCAGGAGCTTTATTCCAAAGATCTGCAGCTAATGCAAGCCGATGTGCAGATGCAGCGGAACCTGGCCCGGCAGGGAGTAATTGCTTCCTCCGAGCTTCGGCGCGAAGAGAGCAAGGAGCTGGCCAAGCAGTTTCCGCTCAAGCAAGTACAGGCAGCGGTGCTGGCCAATGTAGCGGCTCAGCAGATGAAGCAGCAGGAGCTACTGGCACTGGACAAGCTTATTGCCGACCAGAACGATAACTATATGCAAGCTGTCAATGCCTTGCGTAGTGCAATCGACGCATGGAAAAGCCGCTATGTGCTGACGGCTCCCATGACGGGTGCGGTCCATTTCTCACGCTTCGTGGAGTTCAACCAGGTTGTACGCACGAACGAGGAGGTGTTTTACATGAATGCCGCGCCAGCCACTTACTACGGGGCCATGCGGGTGCCCCAGCAAAATCTGGGGAAAGTACAGGTTGGACAACAGGTCTTGATTCGTCTGGATGGCTATCCTTTCAGTGAGTATGGCATGCTGAGAGGCAAGGTTGCTTCCATATCTTCTATTCCGGCCGCCGATAACACCTTCATGGCGCGGGTATCTTTGCCGCAGGGCTTGGTGACCACCTACGGCCGCAACATTGCCTTTCGCAGCCACATAAGTGCTCAGGCTGACATCGTCACCGAGGATATCAGCTTGCTGGCGCGAATCTTCTACCGGCTACGCTCGGGTCTGGACAATCCGGACTAAGGCGCCCAAGCAGCGTAGTGGTTGTTTGATGCTCGTTACCATGTGTCGAGGGCGCACTGCGGCGAGAGGGTGGTCTGTTTGCCAAGCAAATGCCTTGAAACGAACTATGCCCCTGGCTAAGCGCACTACTGCGGTTAGCCAGGGGCATCGTATGCTTGCCAGATTATTGCTATTTCAGGGAAAGCAGGTAGCCAATTGTGAAGTTGGCATCCCAGTCGAACACGAACTGCTGGCAGCCGGTGGCTTCGCGCACGGCCTTGTATATGTTCACGCCCGCCTTGGTTTTGGCTTTTTCCAGCTGCTTATAAGCTTCCGGCGCATTCAGCACCGTGTAGCGCTCCTGGCCTTTGCGCAGCGGCTTGGCCAGCTCATACGGCACCCCGCCGATGATAAAGCAGGTGGTGCGCAGGGCATCCGGCACCTGGGCGGCTTTGGCCAGCAGCTCGGCGGCAACTTTGCCATCATCCATGCCCGACTCGTAGTATTTCGAGCCTGTGGCTTCCACGGACTGGGGCGTGCCGTTCTGCAGCCAAGAAATCTTGGTGTTGCCGGAGCCGATGTCCAGTACAAAGCCTCGGGTAGCATAGGCCGGCGGTAAGGTCGCGCGTAGTGCCAGTTGGCCTTCCTGCTCTGGCGTCACGGTGTTTACCACGTAGTTCAGCTCCTTGAGGCCGCGAATAATCTTCTGCGTCACCTCGGCTTTCTGGGCTCCCGAGCTCACCATGAAATAGATGCTGTTGCCGGGTACGCCATATTCCAGCATCTGGCCGATGTAGGCTTTGAGGCCTTTGCGCAC from Hymenobacter canadensis harbors:
- a CDS encoding peptidase domain-containing ABC transporter, giving the protein MIAKHYGRPCAGLKVALPDRTGTSQGSLNDISKAAEELGFQTLGAKMSFAKLAKEATLPCIAQWQQQHFVVVYGFSKPRFRNKEHIRTSVLVADPALGLVTYPYEEFLAGWLVERPAGVSQGNVLLLEPTPALYLDKEFDPEQKVGLKQAFAYLLKYKPLLVQLLLGVFIACGFQLILPFLAQSVVDVGVNTHNISFVYLILIAQVTLFISQNVVDFIRGWIILHISSRINVLILSSFLSKLLRLPVSFFDVRQMGDIMQRFHDHERIEVFLTNTPQATLFAALNILVFGAVLCIYDTTIFFVFLIGTIAYVVWAIVFLKRRREIDALRFKAQSRNQGAIIQLVQGIKEIKLANSERQKRWEWEKIQASLFKINYEGLAAVQYQKAGAVFINEGKNILITFLAAKAVINGHITLGAMLTVQYILGQLNKPVEQIILFTQTWQDAQISLERLDEIHALEDEETAPELSLQMLPADRSVSLKDVDFAYPGSEARLVLCGLSLHIPAGKTTAIVGASGSGKTTLLKLLLKFYEPIHGKIQAGHINLSQISQEAWRRECGVVTQEGFVFSDTIARNIAVGEEQPNIDRLLHAVHIANIAEYMESLPLGLNTRIGNDGSGMSQGQRQRLLIARAVYKDPAYLFLDEATNALDTENESAILRNLEEFMRGRTVVVVAHRLSTVRNADNIVVMNQGIITEQGTHDELIRRRGYYFSLVKNQLELEA
- a CDS encoding HlyD family secretion protein, which gives rise to MEIVHSEELEEIVSNEPHWFIRLGTALFLALLAVLVLLSWVVKYPVMVRCAFSLTSSSAPIPVVSKGDSRITRLLVKDNQQVVQGQPLAYLESTADNSQVMALAAYLDTLHQNSYYSLRSRAYFPEKLGELQAKYQVFAQAYTQFSSKSSRLFFRRKKTMFLSELANLQQIGRNLGQQQELYSKDLQLMQADVQMQRNLARQGVIASSELRREESKELAKQFPLKQVQAAVLANVAAQQMKQQELLALDKLIADQNDNYMQAVNALRSAIDAWKSRYVLTAPMTGAVHFSRFVEFNQVVRTNEEVFYMNAAPATYYGAMRVPQQNLGKVQVGQQVLIRLDGYPFSEYGMLRGKVASISSIPAADNTFMARVSLPQGLVTTYGRNIAFRSHISAQADIVTEDISLLARIFYRLRSGLDNPD
- a CDS encoding DUF6799 domain-containing protein, with product MLRHVLSLSLMMLLSTPAALLAQSTTATAAAPAKAQHFIVQDHEVVLRKDDKIIALTKNVMLPGSIKINYKSGIIEYPDGRKIALKEGDIVTMSGEIVASMPVRRTDAAPAAPTITAAATTTPAPVAAAPTPALAPAPAAAPVAAASPVTPAFTYRAAEPVNGKLRGVVELGASGFNSFIVRMDAQRNWKLERADFGYSLVMENLATSDDVRKGLKAYIGQMLEYGVPGNSIYFMVSSGAQKAEVTQKIIRGLKELNYVVNTVTPEQEGQLALRATLPPAYATRGFVLDIGSGNTKISWLQNGTPQSVEATGSKYYESGMDDGKVAAELLAKAAQVPDALRTTCFIIGGVPYELAKPLRKGQERYTVLNAPEAYKQLEKAKTKAGVNIYKAVREATGCQQFVFDWDANFTIGYLLSLK